A single region of the Triticum dicoccoides isolate Atlit2015 ecotype Zavitan chromosome 2B, WEW_v2.0, whole genome shotgun sequence genome encodes:
- the LOC119366485 gene encoding amidase 1-like isoform X2, which translates to MEMEANGDDHGAFMEKFLLPPSPSSDHQQPQQPPLHGLTFAIKDIFDVAGRVTGFGTPDWARTHAPAAATAPAVLAALAAGATGVGKTVMDEMAYSINGENAHYGTPANPCAPGRVPGGSSSGSAVAVAASLADFALGTDTGGSVRVPAAYCGIFGLRPSHGLVSTENVVPMAQMFDTVGWFARDLPTLSRVTDVMLPPVPAAADDDAEIRRRRPSRVIIPADCFKILGSSDDDHTYEILNASAAKVFGSDAVVDNGNLGDFVSSNVPSIGKFMTDLSAVEASSSCVPPLSAISRVMRVLQRSEFKSNHAEWFNTVKPNLGPGIRERVQEAIASEDESAMDDLHAVRTEFKSALATLLKDDKILAIPTVPGAPPKLCMDAALLEDFRARAFSLLSIAGLSGFCQMKDPEKKMLTLGAKLIEWVSNKVYRASQGWRPRVRLGG; encoded by the exons ATGGAGATGGAGGCCAACGGCGACGACCACGGCGCCTTCATGGAGAAATTCCTCCTGCCGCCGTCTCCTTCCTCCGACCACCAGCAGCCGCAGCAGCCCCCCCTGCACGGCCTCACCTTcgccatcaaggacat CTTCGACGTCGCCGGCCGCGTCACCGGCTTTGGCACCCCGGACTGGGCGCGGACGcacgcgccggccgccgccacggcgCCCGCCGTGCTGGCCGCGCTGGCCGCCGGCGCCACGGGCGTGGGCAAGACGGTGATGGACGAGATGGCCTACAGCATCAACGGCGAGAACGCGCACTACGGCACCCCCGCCAACCCCTGCGCCCCGGGCCGCGTCCCCGGCGGCTCCTCCAGCGgctccgccgtcgccgtcgccgccagcCTCGCCGACTTCGCGCTCGGCACCGACACTGGCGGCAGCGTCAGGGTGCCCGCCGCATACTGCGGCATCTTCGGCCTCCGGCCCTCCCACGGACTGGTCTCCACCGAGAACGTCGTGCCCATGGCGCAGATGTTCGACACTGTCG GGTGGTTTGCTAGGGATCTGCCTACGCTGTCTCGTGTCACTGACGTGATGCTACCGCCGGTGCCAGCTGCCGCCGACGATGATGCCGAGATACGACGACGACGACCGAGCCGTGTGATCATTCCTGCAGACTGTTTCAAGATCTTGGGCTCCTCTGATGATGACCACACCTACGAGATCCTCAACGCTTCAGCGGCCAAGGTATTCGGCA GTGATGCTGTGGTGGACAATGGCAACCTTGGTGATTTTGTCTCCAGCAACGTTCCGAGCATCGGCAAGTTCATGACCGACTTGTCTGCGGTCGAAGCATCATCATCGTGTGTGCCGCCCCTGTCTGCCATCTCACGTGTCAtgcgagtccttcaaag GTCTGAATTCAAATCAAACCACGCGGAGTGGTTTAACACGGTGAAGCCCAACCTCGGCCCTGGCATCCGAGAGCGAGTGCAGGAGGCCATTGCATCGGAGGATGAATCTGCCATGGATGATCTTCATGCCGTCAGGACTGAATTCAAATCTGCGTTAGCCACTCTCCTCAAG GACGACAAAATCCTGGCAATCCCTACAGTCCCCGGCGCGCCACCGAAGCTATGCATGGACGCAGCGCTGCTGGAGGACTTCCGGGCGAGGGCCTTCTCGCTGCTGTCCATCGCCGGCCTGTCGGGGTTCTGCCAG ATGAAGGACCCAGAGAAAAAAATGCTGACGTTGGGAGCAAAGCTGATTGAGTGGGTGTCAAATAAAGTTTACCGCGCTTCGCAGGGGTGGAGGCCTAGAGTCAGGCTTGGTGGCTGA
- the LOC119366485 gene encoding amidase 1-like isoform X1 yields MEMEANGDDHGAFMEKFLLPPSPSSDHQQPQQPPLHGLTFAIKDIFDVAGRVTGFGTPDWARTHAPAAATAPAVLAALAAGATGVGKTVMDEMAYSINGENAHYGTPANPCAPGRVPGGSSSGSAVAVAASLADFALGTDTGGSVRVPAAYCGIFGLRPSHGLVSTENVVPMAQMFDTVGWFARDLPTLSRVTDVMLPPVPAAADDDAEIRRRRPSRVIIPADCFKILGSSDDDHTYEILNASAAKVFGSDAVVDNGNLGDFVSSNVPSIGKFMTDLSAVEASSSCVPPLSAISRVMRVLQRSEFKSNHAEWFNTVKPNLGPGIRERVQEAIASEDESAMDDLHAVRTEFKSALATLLKDDKILAIPTVPGAPPKLCMDAALLEDFRARAFSLLSIAGLSGFCQVSIPLGTPDGVPVSVSLLAGHGGDRFLVAVAQELHEALQAEAAAAWGSSA; encoded by the exons ATGGAGATGGAGGCCAACGGCGACGACCACGGCGCCTTCATGGAGAAATTCCTCCTGCCGCCGTCTCCTTCCTCCGACCACCAGCAGCCGCAGCAGCCCCCCCTGCACGGCCTCACCTTcgccatcaaggacat CTTCGACGTCGCCGGCCGCGTCACCGGCTTTGGCACCCCGGACTGGGCGCGGACGcacgcgccggccgccgccacggcgCCCGCCGTGCTGGCCGCGCTGGCCGCCGGCGCCACGGGCGTGGGCAAGACGGTGATGGACGAGATGGCCTACAGCATCAACGGCGAGAACGCGCACTACGGCACCCCCGCCAACCCCTGCGCCCCGGGCCGCGTCCCCGGCGGCTCCTCCAGCGgctccgccgtcgccgtcgccgccagcCTCGCCGACTTCGCGCTCGGCACCGACACTGGCGGCAGCGTCAGGGTGCCCGCCGCATACTGCGGCATCTTCGGCCTCCGGCCCTCCCACGGACTGGTCTCCACCGAGAACGTCGTGCCCATGGCGCAGATGTTCGACACTGTCG GGTGGTTTGCTAGGGATCTGCCTACGCTGTCTCGTGTCACTGACGTGATGCTACCGCCGGTGCCAGCTGCCGCCGACGATGATGCCGAGATACGACGACGACGACCGAGCCGTGTGATCATTCCTGCAGACTGTTTCAAGATCTTGGGCTCCTCTGATGATGACCACACCTACGAGATCCTCAACGCTTCAGCGGCCAAGGTATTCGGCA GTGATGCTGTGGTGGACAATGGCAACCTTGGTGATTTTGTCTCCAGCAACGTTCCGAGCATCGGCAAGTTCATGACCGACTTGTCTGCGGTCGAAGCATCATCATCGTGTGTGCCGCCCCTGTCTGCCATCTCACGTGTCAtgcgagtccttcaaag GTCTGAATTCAAATCAAACCACGCGGAGTGGTTTAACACGGTGAAGCCCAACCTCGGCCCTGGCATCCGAGAGCGAGTGCAGGAGGCCATTGCATCGGAGGATGAATCTGCCATGGATGATCTTCATGCCGTCAGGACTGAATTCAAATCTGCGTTAGCCACTCTCCTCAAG GACGACAAAATCCTGGCAATCCCTACAGTCCCCGGCGCGCCACCGAAGCTATGCATGGACGCAGCGCTGCTGGAGGACTTCCGGGCGAGGGCCTTCTCGCTGCTGTCCATCGCCGGCCTGTCGGGGTTCTGCCAGGTTAGCATCCCTCTGGGCACCCCTGACGGCGTCCCGGTGTCGGTCTCGCTGCTTGCAGGGCATGGCGGTGACCGTTTCCTTGTCGCTGTAGCACAGGAGCTCCATGAGGCGCTCCAAGCCGAGGCCGCAGCAGCCTGGGGCTCGTCAGCTTAG